AAGCTGGTGGGGCGCCCCCCCAGCGACTGAGAATCCCCCGCAGCCTCCGATCCGAGTCACGGCACCAAGCTGTTATAAATGAGCACAACAGGCTATCGGAGCCAATTCAAAGCCAATTTAttattacagaaaagaaaaagcaaactgcAGCGCTGGGCGGCAGGGGAGTCCTCGCTCCACCAACTGCCGCGCCGAGGGTTGTCCCGTTCTCCTTTTATGCCCCCATCCTTCCTCCTTCCGGTGTCTCTCTCCGCGCATGTTCGCTTTGCTACCGGGGGTCTTCTCCTGCCTTCTGGTGGTCGCTCATGAAGGTCCTTGATGGTCTTCTTCCGTGCTTTCTCTCCTTGAGCCTAAGACTTGGAACAACTTGCGGTTGATTAGCTCGGCAGTGTTTGTCTTTTGCGGTTTCTCAAGTTCGTAAGCTAGTTATCACATTCTAACTGGCAGTTACTTATTTACACTATATTCTCCCCCGGTTTCTAGTGAACAACAAGGTCATGTTCCCCTCACAGTCATCACATTCCAACTGACAGTTACTTATTTACACATAGTGCCTGTGATCTGGGTTGGGAAGATACCTGCCTGGGGGCTTCGCATCCTCCTGGCTCCCTGTggcctggatttttttttaatgtctcttTGTCTTTCCAAACACCCATATTCAGtgttaaaaataaagatgatgAACTAAGACAAGGATGTGGACATGGGAGGACCTTCCAGGGGATGTGGGGGACGCTGGGTCCGAGGGAGTTGAGGGTTCCTGGACAGGACTTGGGGGTTGCTCATGGCGTTGGTCACCCCATGGCCAGTGGCTTCAGCTGCACTGGGAGACCCTGCCAGAGGTTCTGGACCAAGGAGCCCCTTCCCTGGGAATGTTCCCATGTTCCCCTGTCCTGgttcctggtgtcccctgtccaTGATCCCCGTCTTTCTGATCTCCTGATGTCCCCTGTCCAGGATTCACTCCAGTCCCTCAGCCTGTTCCTTTGTCACCCCACTCCCGGTCTcatcctgctgccatcccagtCCAGATCTCATTCCCAGTGtcattcccagtccctgtcctATATTCTCAGTCTGGGTTCCATTACCCAGTCCCATattcccagtccctgtcccattcccgAGGGTCGCCTCtggcacggggccctgagggctccccagctggggctggctgtgccacaCGAACCgttcagccctgctgctgtccttggccagctgcagagagcacaagGCTTTGGGCATTTCTCAGAGGCCCCCAGCTGGCcggagcagcccctcctgccagcagccgCTGTGGCTCAGAGCCCTCCCTCATGCTGGGGCCACGGAGGGGCCATGGGCCTGGAGGAGGCTCCTGTTCCTGAGGCAGGAGCaaggctgcagctcccggcTCCGGGCCCTGGGCCGCAGCAGCCCAGGGGaggcccagctgcagagctcacagcCCCTGCTGGGTTTCGCCTGGGCACTCTGCAGCACGAATCCCCATCCCGTATTCTCTCTGTGGCTGCTGTTTCCGTATTCCCTGTCCCGCTCCCATATTCCCATTCTCAATCCCATTCccgctccctgtcccctctcaccAGACGCCGCCGCCATCGCTCCGGCCCCCCCGGCCCTGACACACCAAGGAAACCCCGCGCTGCTGTGGCAAATCAATCCCAGCGCGCGATCGCTCCTGTATTTGTATAAGCACAAATAACTTGTGGTTATGCAAATACTTCGCTTTGGCCCTGCCCACTGCCAGCTGTAGCCCCGTCCGGGCGCTGTTTGCTTTCAgctccctcccagtgctcccagtaagagcagcactggcagggaaaGCCCTCCCAGTTCCTTCCCAGTGCTATCAGGATCTCTCCTGGTATTCTCACTATCGTtctcagtgctcccagtatcGCCCGTTGTGCATCGCAAGGTGGGGCTGCTTTGGAAGCCCCAAGGGTAGAGTGTGGCTGCTTTTGGGTGTCGGCGCTGCCCAGGCcgggctgggagctgagcagcagcgggaggaagaggagggacaggacgaggtgggagaggaggagtggaaggaagaggagctgcAGAACCACGCTGGTTTCCCGGCCTTCCCACGCCGCTCCGGCCGCAGCTCCCCCGGCTCCTGCTGCATCGCCCCTCGGGGAGCCGCAGGTGAGCGCGGAGGGGGAGCTCGACACAAATCCTGCGGGGGTCCCCGGGAAGGTTTTTTTGTGGGGCAGGAAATGTTTGGATCGAGCCGGAGCCCAAAGCCGAGCCGGAAATTTCACCTGGAGGAATCCTTGGGGGGTTCCACGTGGCGATCGGCCGGTAGCGGCGGGCACAGGGGCGATCTCGGCTTTGGGGATGCCCGGGAGAGCCGGGGGAAGGCGGGAGCCCCGGAGCGGGGAGAGCGCAGAGGGGCGATCCCGGAGGCGGGGGACGAACGGGCTGGCtggaggggtgggggaggctGGGCATGAGCGGGGTAAGGGCCCCCCGAGGCTGAAAGGGGCGCTGACTTCTCCAGGTGCACTTGGGCAGTGGGACCATCAAACCCAACGCATTcaaccctttttttcccccaaaccagAATTTCTCATTTCCAAACCTTGGCCGAATGAAGGAGCAGGAgactgtgaggaagaggaagatggcCCAGGAGCCCcatgcaggtgaggaggaagtcagtgctcctttctctctctctcctgctccatctccatcCCAGCACGGCCCacggctgcaggacaaccccactgcTGATGCCAtggtgctggggatgcactgtggggatctccttgcccttctctgtggcacggaggcaaatcccatcctctccttgtccttcctcccccatggaaggagctgaggatggagaccaggcaGAACAAATCCCCACAGCAGAACGTCGGGGAAGAGGCTGTTTTGAGTGGCTCCACATCAGAGGAATCCAGTGAGGAGGAAAATCTCCGGAGATCCCGCActaggaggggctgcaaacgcagatcaTGGGaatctgaggaggaaagacccaacctgggctggggaggaggccagagctcagagctgggggtccatgagcagcttcaggatggggagaagccccacaagtgctcgGAATGTTGGAAGAGCTTCAGATGGAGCCCCGAACTGATCTGCCACATGAGAATCCATACTGGGGAACtgccctacgagtgtgataaATGCTGGAAGAGGTTTCcgaccagctccagtctcctcgGGCATCAGCggagtcacacagaggagaggcccttctgctgccccatTTGTGCAAAGGGCTTCAAGCTCAAGTCTGTCCTCATCACCCACCTGCACATCCACcgtggggagaggccctatgagtgtcctgagtgtgggaagagcttcacccagcaCTCCACCCTGACTCGCCACCTGAGAATCCACAcgggggaacggccctacgagtgtgcagagtgtgggaagggcttcaagacGTGCTCTGAACTGACCATCCACTAGAGAACCCACAAGGGGGAACGGCCCTttgagtgtggggagtgtgggaaaagcttccCAATAAGCTGCAACCTGACCCGCCACATGGAAATACACACAGGGCTGGAACGGCCCTACAAGTGTGggcagtgtgggaagagcttcaggtggaggTCTGAACTGATTgtccaccagaggatccacacggGGGAACGGCCTTttgagtgtggggagtgtgggaagagcttcacgtCAAAGTCCCTCCTGACCTACcaccagaggagccacactggggagagaccctacgagtgtgatcagtgcaagaagaggtttcagaccagctccagtctccttcTACACCAGCgcattcacacagatgagaggcccttccgctgccctgaCTGTGGCAAGGGCTTCAAGCAGAACGCCACCCTCATCaaccaccggcgcatccacactggggagaggccctacaagtgtcccaagtgtgggaagagcttcttgCAGAGGTCTAccttgacccaacaccaacggAGCCATCActaagggaagccctgcgagtgccccgagtacaggaagagctttgtgcgctgctccagctccatcccccattGGAGGATCCTCACTGGATGATCCTCAGTGACCCACAGCGGGCAGAGCCTCGGTGATCCCTGGTGCTGGTGATCCCTGTTGGGAAGACACCGGCCTGGGGGCTCCACATCCTCCTGGCTCCCTGTGGGCACCTGCACGCATCCACAGACCAACATTTGAAATCCATTGTGGAGAGCAGATTTGTCAACTTCTGACCCCAAACAAATCTctctttttgcattttttgatATCATCAAGGAACACTGGATGGCCTTGGAGGTCTTCTCCAACATAAATCCATCCTTTTAATTCTCTCTGTCCCACGGTCATCTTCCAAGCCAAATGGGGATAGACTGGGATAAAACCCCTGATTTTGGAGACAGTGGGGTAGAAACCTCTCCAAAAAAGGTTCTTCCCACCCATTCAAGCACGTGGATGCCCTGCCGGCAGGATCACatcaattattttgttttggccttgaaatgaaaatgtttctgtTCATCCCTTTCAGAGCCCTGGAACTGGggtaaaaataaagacattGAACTAAGGCATAGATGGGACATGGGTGGGAACATGGGAAACATGGATGGGGACATGAGCTAGGACAGCAACAGTGCCACCACCTGTGCCACCacagtgccaccagcaccttCATCTTGGCCATGGCCAAGTGCTGTCTGATGCAGTTCCTGCCACCACTACCTTTCCCATCTCAGCACCCTCAAATCCACCCCCTGAACTCCAAACTCTACTCTGCCCCCTCCCCGTCCCCACCTGATGGAGGTGGAAGctcccctgggcacccctgagccccccaccCTACTGAAGACCTACACATGGCACACTGAGActgctgccatccctggaggggaCCCCGAAAGGGGCAGGGGTCATGGGGAGCCTGCGCTTGGCACGACTGCGGGGCTGGCCCCATGCGTGGCCTGTCGCCCACTTGCATTGCCACCCCATGGACATGTATCCCACGGCACTGTCACAATGGTGGTGGCACCTCCATGGCCATGTGCCCCTTAGTGTCACCACACCTGTGGTGGCACCTCCTTTGCCAAGTGTCCCCTGGTGTCACCATACCCACGGTGGGCCGTGGTATCACTACACCCCTGGTGGCACCTCCATAGCCCTTTGTGTCATGACACCCACGGTGGCATCTCCATAGCCACGTGTACCCTGGTGTCTCCACAATCTTTGTGACACCTCCATTGCCACCTGGCACCCCTGGTTGCATGACCAGGCCACTTGTCCCCCATCACTGCCACGCCCTCATGGGTGACAGGGGCATGGGAAGCACCCATACCCTCTTCTGTCCCCTCCCATGGCTGGGGAAGTCACGGCCCCTGCCGAGGCCCCCCTTACAAGTAGCCAGTAAGGAAGGGCATGGAACTGTTACAGTGACTCCCACAGTTCTGCCCAGTCATCCTCAGGCTCCGTATTTGAGTCCAAGGAGAGTCactgtcctcctcctcctctgaggAGGAGGGAGGTCTTTTGGTAGAGGAGCAGTGCTTCGGGTTAACCAGTGCAGCCTGGTGTCGTGCGCCGTCAGCAGCCAAGGGGGCCACCATCTGTTCACCTTCATGGCTACCTCCGGTTCTGGTGACGTGGGAACTGGAAGTGTCATGGCCGTTACAGGTTGAACTTGAAGCGGAAGGGATGGAAACCACAAGGGGAGGGCCAGGGCCCGTGTCAGGAAGGGTGGTACTGATGAAAAGGGGGCATCCCGACACAGGGGTGACCATTTACACAATGGGTCGAGGGGAATGCGTCATAGGGGAGGAGCCTGGTGATGTAAGAGCAAGaacagaaaagggagaaagaggGTCGTGGGCACCATTTCATGGGGGTAAGGTGAAATTTGGCACCACTTGGCTTAAGATGGTGCGTCTTCTCACAGGGCTGACACCATCTTGGCTAATAAACTGAACAGGGAACTGGGTAAGTGGGCATGGGAAGGAGGGTTAGGTTAGAGCTCAGGATGGTGTGGCCAGGACCATCCTGAGAGGACAGGAGAGGTCGAGAGACAGAAGAAAGCTGGTGACATTCCCATGCCTCTTGGCAGGTTCCATCGCTCAACCTCCCTTAGGGGATAAGGGAGCAGGGATGcaaggggaggaacacagcaacaggGGAGACAGCTGGAGATCTAAACGTGTAACTTCTCCCCAacttttccctgattttttaactgaatcataaataaaaaagaagataaaacttCCCAACATTAAAATTTTCCTCCAATGTAAAATAAATACCTTTACTCCAACATTATCCCAAAATCCAAGCGATAAAACTGATTCCCTCATAACATTCGCAagatatttaaaaatgaaatgaacAGAAGCTTTCAAATTCccctttgaaaaattaattcccCGAGCAACAAGGGTTAATTTAACTTGGATATAAATCTTCCCCGGCAGAATGGTGAGTCTTATGCCCATTCTGCAGTCTTCCCACCCACAtgattttaaatgagaaaacaaaagaaaagggtGACCCTGACTGTGACAAACTCAAACAACAGTGGGTCAACAAAGGATGTTGTGGGGGTCTGTTGAGGACAGCAATCCTCTACTCCGCGACTCTGGGAGGGTTGCCACTCTCTCCCCTCAGTGTGCCCTGATAAAACCCAGAGGTTGCTTTGGGGTTGTGGCTGACCTGAAGGCGTCTTAAGGTCCAACGATGCTGGAGATTCTCTTCAGGGGTACCAGATGAAGGTCTCTGTTCTGGCGCCAGACTTTGCAGTCCACAATGGTGATGGATGCAACATTCCCTGAGAGCATCTTGTGCCAACAGGTAGGAGCCCTGAGAGcaccagcacacacacacacacacacacgagcagcagctcagcaataAAGACATGGGAGGGTCCAGGCACAGGGTTCCAGAAAGGGTTTATTAGAGTCCAACTCTGAAGGAGTCCAGGGGCCAAAGACAAAGGAGGGTCCAGGGTATAAATAGAGGGAAAGGGGGCGAAGAAGAGCATCAGGGATCCAATAGTCTGAGGGCTCAGGTGGAACACAGGGAAGGGACTAATAGGAAATGCCAGGATGGATGGGTGGGGTTACACAAACCAGTGGGAAGACGGAACGGAGAGCTCACTAGAACATGAACATTAGGTCAAAAGGGGCAGAGAAGGCCAACGGGCCAATGGGCAGGACAGAACTGGGACAAACTAACATAGTGCTGCAGAGCATTGTGGGGGAAGCTTCTTTCCTCACTCTGACTTATGAGGAATGCCCAGAGCCTAAGGTGCATCTCTCTAGGGGATCACTGTTGCCATCTCCCCAGTAGGCTCTAGGGCCTCCACATGCCAGTGCAGAGTGtgacaatcccctccctggaCTGGCTGCTGATGCTGGGCCTGTTCCCCCAGGACACAGTGGCGCTTTAGactgccagggaactgctgatTCATGTTCAACTTGCCCTTggccaggacccccaggtccctccctgcagctgctctccagcctctccttcCCCAGTCCATACACCGAGGCAGGGGTGCCcatgcctggggcagaatctgACCCTTGCCTTGTTAAACTCCATGCTGTTGGTGATTGCTCATATCTGTTTTGAAGGTCTCTCTGTAGAGCCTCTCTGCCCTCCAGACagtcaacagctcctcccagtttaGTGTCCTCTGCAAATTTACTGATTATTCCTTCAAGGTCGCAGCCCCACCATTCTGAAGAGACATCAGAATGTCCCTCAACCTCAAAGTTTGTCTGTCCTGGGTGATCCTCGCCTGGTCTCAGTCCcatataaaaaaatcacaaaaggaGTCAGAATCCAACCTGACACCCTCTTGGCCAGAgagttggtagcagtccagtgAAATGGTGGTTGCAGTCCTCCTGCAGTCATAGATGTGCTTCTTTTGAACAAATGATCCTGAAGAAGGGTGGGGTTTTCCTCTGCAGATCCAGTGGTggtggagatgggcctgctcttcctctgggaatccgctgggaaaaggctgcttgagGTGTTCCAAATCTCAGATTGTATTCTtgcaggaatgcttggctcctctccctgagTGGAGCATTTCACCATGGGATGATGCAATTTCATCAGTCATGCAGTGGGGTTCagtggcccattaacagaagatagctcccaggagggaggatggcttatggaagagataaagtaaactgcccaattaacaggagataactgccccacctctatCAGATTGGAAATACAATACACCCATCTTACAGCCCAGCACTGTCCTGTcttccctgtcccattcccagtgcctgTCCCCATTATTGATCTCGTTCCCAGTCCCTGTCTTGTTTTTCCACTCCCATTCCAAATCCATCTCCCATATTCCCAGTCTCCTACCCCGTTCTTG
This window of the Passer domesticus isolate bPasDom1 unplaced genomic scaffold, bPasDom1.hap1 HAP1_SCAFFOLD_37, whole genome shotgun sequence genome carries:
- the LOC135292543 gene encoding zinc finger protein 586-like is translated as MEIHTGLERPYKCGQCGKSFRWRSELIVHQRIHTGERPFECGECGKSFTSKSLLTYHQRSHTGERPYECDQCKKRFQTSSSLLLHQRIHTDERPFRCPDCGKGFKQNATLINHRRIHTGERPYKCPKCGKSFLQRSTLTQHQRSHH